In Candidatus Polarisedimenticolia bacterium, the genomic window CCCGGCCGGGCGCCCGCGCCGCGCGGGCCGGCGCCTCGCCGGTATCGGGATGGACGACGGACTCGACCGGACTGTCTTCCTCGGCCTCAAACAGGAGCGGGCGCAGGCGATCCAGGCTGGTGGAGAGGGCCCGCATCCGGCGGTCGTCCAGAAGCGCCTGCACCGGGCGGCGCATGCGCGCCTGGATCTCCTCGATGCCGAGCGTGGCGTCCACGGTGATGAAGTCGAACTCGCGCGCCATCCTGTTGTATTCGCGGATGAGCCGCCACTGGTACTTGCGGAACGACTCGTACAGATCGGTCCCGAGATGCATGTCCATCCCGGCTTCCCAGTAATCGATGCCGCGGGTGCGCAGGATGCGGGGGACCAGGGTGTCGGCGTCGATCTTGAGATAGAGGGTCAGGTCCGGGACGAGCGCGAAGCCGAACACGTTCCGGATCCAGGCCGGGTCCGCTCCGCGCACGATGCTGCGGGCGAACGCCGTGAACACGTACCGGTCGGCCAGGACCACGAACCCGGAGCGCAGAGCCGGCAGGACGATCTTCTCCAGGCGATCGGCGAAATCGGTGGCGTACAGCAGGGTGAAGGTGAGGCGGTCCAGGTTGTGGCCGGCCTTGGCCGCCCCGATCGTCTCCGACATCAGCTCCGAGCGCGTCCAGCCGGTCTCGATGACGCCGTACCCCTGCACCTCCAGCCATTCCTTCAGGAGACCCACCTGGGTCGAGCGCCCGACGCCGTCGGTCCCCTCGATGGTGATCAGGGTCCCCTTCAGATCCTCGATGCCTGTGTAGGCGAGGCCGTGGCCCAGGTACCTCGCCGCTTCCTTGCCGGGTCTCATGATGCCTCCGCCAGGCTCGACTCGTTGTAGAGCCGGGCCACGATGGATCTCACCTGTTGCTGCTGGCTGTCGATGCTGCGGGTGCCGTCGATCACCTTGAAGCCGTACTCGCCGGTCATCCGATCGTACTCCTCGATGACGCGCCCCTGGAACAGGCGGAAGCTCTCGACCGGGTCCGGGCTCAGGCCCAGGTCCATGCCGGCCTCGTAGAACTTGATCTTGGCGCGCGTGCCCAGGATCCGGTCGACCGCCACGTCGATGGGCACCCGGAAGTAGAATGCGGCGTCCGGCTTCACGGCGAAGGAATAGAGATCGCGGACCCAGCGCGGATCGACGCCGCGGGAAATGTCGCGCGCGAACGCGGTATAGATGTACCGGTCCGCCAGGACCGTGGTCCCCGCCTTCAGATACGGGATGATCCGGTACGTGAGCCGGTCGGCGAAATCGGTGGCGTGCAGGAGGCTGAAGGTGGTCGGCGTGAGGAGGTTCTTTTTCTTGCCGCGCTTGGTCGCCTGCCGGACGAGGTCCGACGAGTTCCACTCGGTGAATACAACCTGATGCCCGCGCGCCTCGAGCCACTTGTGCAATAGCTTGATCTGCGTGCTCTTGCCCGAGCCGTCAATCCCTTCGACCACGATGAGCTTGCCACGTCTGAGCAAGCGACTGCTGGGCGGCACGCGCTCTCCTGCCATGTTGAAGATGTCCGAGTATACGAGGTCTACCCCGGTCCTGTGTGACAAAAGTGTGACAAGAGCGTGACGGGGGATCAAATCCACGGGAGTGCGGGAGGATAACTCCTGGATTTTCGGTATGATCCACCCATGCGGCGGATGGCCGGCCCGAAGGACATGAATCGACGCGGAGACCGGGCCCCCGATGGAGGAGCCGACCTCGCCCGGCAGATTCTCGCGGCGCGCGGCGCGGACGTCGTCGAGGCCCGGCGGCGGGTGTCGCGGCGGGGGAGCGACGCGTCGATCCACGACCTGCGCGTCGCCACGCGCCGGCTGCAGGCCGCCCTGGAGGTCTTCGGCCCCCGGCTCCCCGAGCGGCCGCTGCGACGGCTCGATCGGCGCGCGCGCCGGATCCGGCGGCAGCTGGGGCAGGCGCGGAACGCCCGGGTCCTCCGGACCCTTCTGCGCCGGCTCCGCGTGCCTCAGGACGGCGACGAGAGTCGGCTCGTGACCGCCCTCGTCCGTCGCCTCGATCGTCCGGCCCGCCAGGGGCGCAGGGA contains:
- the tmk gene encoding dTMP kinase, giving the protein MPPSSRLLRRGKLIVVEGIDGSGKSTQIKLLHKWLEARGHQVVFTEWNSSDLVRQATKRGKKKNLLTPTTFSLLHATDFADRLTYRIIPYLKAGTTVLADRYIYTAFARDISRGVDPRWVRDLYSFAVKPDAAFYFRVPIDVAVDRILGTRAKIKFYEAGMDLGLSPDPVESFRLFQGRVIEEYDRMTGEYGFKVIDGTRSIDSQQQQVRSIVARLYNESSLAEAS
- a CDS encoding thymidylate kinase: MRPGKEAARYLGHGLAYTGIEDLKGTLITIEGTDGVGRSTQVGLLKEWLEVQGYGVIETGWTRSELMSETIGAAKAGHNLDRLTFTLLYATDFADRLEKIVLPALRSGFVVLADRYVFTAFARSIVRGADPAWIRNVFGFALVPDLTLYLKIDADTLVPRILRTRGIDYWEAGMDMHLGTDLYESFRKYQWRLIREYNRMAREFDFITVDATLGIEEIQARMRRPVQALLDDRRMRALSTSLDRLRPLLFEAEEDSPVESVVHPDTGEAPARAARAPGRD